A single region of the Kwoniella botswanensis chromosome 1, complete sequence genome encodes:
- a CDS encoding 1,3-beta-glucan synthase component FKS1 yields the protein MSYPNAPPGPKHQPSSYSSGSSDPFNTQQLPYDNAHHAGGYTHPDAVNIPGAGVAPPGQGGQYAPVFDTEAEMRGRMEGGGRAVETWASDSGYSGNDGYYNSSEYHGQQGYVPSRASTPTFTEGSRDGHRPREPYPAWTQEANIPLSKEEIEDVLIDLANKFGFQKDSSRNVYDFLMIQLDSRASRMSPNQALLTLHADYIGGEHANYRKWYFASQLDLDDAIGAVQNPGLSRVRSVARRGKGPKGKQAPATAQEKSLDSATNRWRTAMNNMSQYDRLRQVALYLLCWGEAAQVRFMPECLCFIFKCADDYYRSPECQNRVEAVPEGLYLRAVVKPLYKFLRDQGYEVVDGRFLKRENDHDKTIGYDDVNQLFWYPEGVSRIVLNDKTRLVDIPPAQRFMKFDRIDWNKVFFKTYLEKRSFFHLLVNFNRIWVLHISVFWFYTAYNAPSIYAQTGSTKATTPMAWSVTALGGAVASIIMIAATLAEFSYIPTTWNNTSHLTRRLIFLLIILGITGAPTIYIAFWNQTGQVSLILGIVQFFVSVVATAAFATLPSGRMFGDRVAGKSRKYLANQTFTASYPKLPRNNRFASFLLWFLIFGCKFTESYFFLTLSFRDPIKVMVGMKVQNCHDKYLGTGLCTNQPAFALTVMFVMDLTLFFLDTFLWYVIWNTVFSIARSFAIGMSIWTPWADIFARLPKRIYAKILATADMEVKYKPKVLVSQVWNAVIISMYREHLLSIEHVQKLLYHQVQSDQPGKRTLRAPAFFISQGDKGVKTEFFPKGSEAERRISFFAQSLTTAIPEPIPVEAMPTFTVLVPHYSEKILLSLREIIREEDQNTRVTLLEYLKQLHPIEWDNFVRDTKILAEESNMFNGGNPFGNDEKAEAKKADDIPFYTIGFKSAAPEYTLRTRIWASLRAQTLYRTVSGFMNYSKAIKLLYRVENPEVVQLFGGNTDQLERELERMARRKFKFVVSMQRYSKFNKEEHENAEFLLRAYPDLQIAYLDEEPPRKDGGESRIFSALVDGHSEILPNGRRRPKFRIELPGNPILGDGKSDNQNHAIVFYRGEYLQLIDANQDNYLEECLKIRNVLGEFEEFRVSNQSPYAQNGHQQFEKFPVAILGAREYIFSENIGILGDIAAGKEQTFGTLAARSLSYIGGKLHYGHPDFLNAIYMNTRGGVSKAQKGLHLNEDIYAGMMAFGRGGRIKHSEYYQCGKGRDLGFGTILNFQTKIGTGMGEQMLSREYYYLGTQLPIDRFLTFYYGHPGFHINNILVMCSVQVFMLALVFLGTLNKQLVVCKYSAAGDILPGQSGCYNLQPVFRWIKRCIISIFIVFWVAFVPLFVQELTERGAGRAILRLCKHFLSLSPVFEVFSTQIYMHSILNNLTFGGARYIATGRGFATTRISFSILYSRFAGPSIYLGLRTLVLLLYITLSVFVPHLIYFWITVVGLCVAPFLFNPHQFSYSDFIIDYREFLRWMSRGNSRTHANSWVGYCRLSRTRITGFKRKRLGLPSEKLSSDTPRAPWKAIVIGEIIGPICLAILFVICYLFVKSFTVDGKTQPGLLRIAIIALGPIVWNMAFLITLFLISVFLGPCLNSYTNQFGATMAAIAHFGAVVGMVAFFEFLWFLELWDASHAVLGIIAVISVQRCIFKILIAVFLSREFKHDETNRAWWTGVWFNRGLGSHALSQPAREFVVKTIEMGLYSADFIACHLLLFLLTPPMLIPYFDRLHATMLFWLAPSQQIRPPIYSFRQRSQRRKIVFTYSIVYVLIQAIFVALIVLPLLFKGVIGLKPSDVPFGAVI from the exons ATGTCATACCCTAACGCACCTCCTGGCCCCAAACATCAACCGTCTTCTTATTCCTCTGGCTCATCCGATCCATTCAACACTCAGCAATTACCATACGATAATGCCCATCACGCAGGGGGTTACACTCATCCGGATGCGGTCAATATTCCAGGAGCGGGTGTAGCTCCTCCAGGTCAAGGCGGCCAGTATGCACCTGTCTTCGATACCGAAGCGGAGATGAGAGGTAGaatggaaggtggtggtagagcTGTGGAGACATGGGCGAGTGACAGTGGATACAgtgggaatg ATGGTTACTACAACTCATCAGAATACCACGGTCAACAAGGTTACGTCCCATCCAGAGCTTCCACACCTACTTTCACAGAGGGTAGTAGAGATGGTCATCGACCCAGGGAACCTTAT CCCGCTTGGACCCAAGAGGCAAACATCCCGTTATCcaaagaagagatcgaagatgTGTTGATCGACTTGGCCAACAAATTCGGTTTCCAGAAAGACTCTTCACGAAACGTTTACGACTTCTTGATGATCCAGTTAGATTCCCGAGCATCTAGAATGTCACCTAATCAAGCTCTTCTCACTTTACATGCCGATTACATCGGTGGTGAACATGCCAATTACAGGAAATGGTACTTCGCCTCTCAACTCGACTTGGACGATGCTATCGGTGCAGTGCAAAATCCAGGTTTATCCAGAGTCAGATCGGTTGCTAGACGAGGTAAAGGTCCAAAGGGGAAACAGGCACCTGCTACGGCCCAGGAAAAATCCCTCGATTCAGCTACCAACCGATGGAGAACGGCTATGAACAACATGTCTCAATATGATCGACTCCGTCAAGTGGCCTTGTACCTGCTCTGTTGGGGCGAAGCTGCTCAGGTCAGATTCATGCCTGAATGTCTAtgtttcatcttcaaatgtGCGGACGATTATTACCGATCACCCGAGTGTCAGAACAGAGTTGAAGCTGTCCCGGAAGGACTATACCTCCGAGCGGTTGTTAAGCCTCTCTACAAGTTCCTGCGAGATCAAGGGTACGAAGTGGTAGATGGAAGATTCTTGAAGAGGGAGAACGATCACGATAAGACTATCGGTTACGACGATGTCAACCAATTGTTCTGGTACCCTGAGGGTGTCAGCAGGATTGTCTTGAACgataag ACTCGTCTTGTCGATATTCCTCCTGCCCAACGATTCATGAAATTCGACAGGATCGACTGGAACAAGGTATTCTTCAAGACTTATCTCGAAAaacgatccttcttccacttgcTCGTCAATTTCAACCGTATCTGGGTCCTGCACATCTCCGTCTTCTGGTTCTACACTGCTTACAATGCTCCTTCCATCTACGCTCAAACAGGTTCAACAAAAGCTACCACTCCCATGGCATGGTCCGTCACTGCGTTGGGTGGTGCTGTCGCTTCGATTATCATGATTGCCGCTACCCTAGCTGAATTCTCTTACATCCCTACGACTTGGAACAACACTTCTCACTTGACTCGACGACTGATATTCCTTTTGATCATCCTGGGTATCACCGGAGCTCCCACTATCTACATCGCCTTCTGGAATCAAACAGGTCAAGTGTCGTTGATTCTCGGTATCGTTCAGTTCTTCGTATCTGTCGTAGCCACCGCTGCATTCGCTACTTTACCTTCTGGGCGAATGTTTGGTGACAGAGTCGCCGGTAAATCAAGAAAGTACCTGGCCAATCAAACGTTTACTGCGTCGTACCCCAAGCTACCAAGGAACAATCGATTCGCTTCGTTCTTGCTCTGGTTCCTCATTTTCGGTTGTAAATTCACTGAatcatacttcttcttgacGTTATCCTTCCGAGATCCCATCAAGGTAATGGTTGGAATGAAAGTGCAAAACTGTCACGACAAATATCTCGGTACTGGATTATGTACGAATCAACCTGCCTTTGCCTTGACGGTCATGTTTGTCATGGACTTGactttgttcttcttggataCTTTCCTTTGGTACGTCATCTGGAACACCGTCTTCTCCATTGCAAGAAGCTTCGCAATTGGTATGTCCATCTGGACACCATGGGCCGATATCTTCGCTAGATTGCCAAAGAGGATTTACGCAAAAATCTTGGCTACTGCCGATATGGAAGTGAAGTATAAgccaaag GTACTTGTTTCCCAAGTATGGAACGCCGTTATCATCTCCATGTACCGAGAACATCTCTTGTCTATCGAACACGTCCAAAAATTACTCTACCACCAAGTTCAATCCGATCAACCTGGCAAACGAACACTGCGAGCTCCagcattcttcatctcgcAAGGCGATAAAGGTGTAAAAACTGAATTCTTCCCTAAAGGATCCGAAGCCGAACGACGaatatctttcttcgctCAGTCACTTACCACTGCTATCCCTGAACCCATTCCAGTCGAGGCTATGCCAACATTCACCGTTCTCGTACCTCACTACTCCGAGAAAATCTTGTTATCACTTAGGGAAATCATcagagaggaagatcagaatACCCGAGTCACCTTGTTAGAATACCTCAAACAACTCCATCCTATCGAATGGGACAACTTTGTCAGAGATACCAAGATCTTGGCTGAAGAATCCAATATGTTCAACGGTGGTAACCCCTTCGGTAACGACGAGAAGGCTGAAGCGAAGAAGGCCGATGATATCCCATTCTACACCATCGGTTTCAAGTCTGCTGCTCCTGAATACACCCTGCGAACTCGAATCTGGGCTTCGCTTCGTGCTCAAACTCTTTACCGAACTGTCTCTGGTTTCATGAACTACTCCAAAGCTATCAAGTTGCTCTACCGAGTTGAGAATCCTGAAGTTGTACAATTGTTCGGAGGTAACACTGATCAACTTGAACGAGAACTCGAACGAATGGCTCGAAGAAAGTTCAAATTTGTCGTTTCCATGCAAAGATACTCGAAGTTCAACAAGGAAGAACACGAAAATGCCGAATTTCTGCTCCGAGCTTACCCTGATTTGCAAATCGCTTACCTAGATGAAGAACCACCTAGAAAGGACGGTGGCGAATCGAGGATCTTCTCTGCTTTGGTAGACGGACACTCTGAGATCTTGCCTAACGGTAGAAGAAGACCCAAGTTCAGAATTGAGTTACCCGGTAACCCAATTTTAGGTGACGGTAAATCGGATAACCAAAATCACGCCATCGTCTTCTATCGAGGTGAATATCTGCAACTTATCGATGCCAACCAGGATAACTATTTGGAAGAGTGTCTCAAGATTAGAAATGTTCTAGGTGAATTCGAGGAATTCAGAGTATCCAACCAATCTCCTTATGCTCAAAACGGTCATCAGCAATTCGAGAAGTTCCCTGTTGCCATCTTGGGTGCAAGAGAATATATCTTCTCTGAAAACATTGGTATTTTAGGTGATATCGCTGCCGGTAAAGAACAGACGTTCGGTACTCTCGCTGCGAGGTCATTGTCATACATCGGAGGTAAATTGCATTATGGACATCCCGATTTCCTCAACGCGATCTACATGAACACTCGAGGTGGTGTCTCAAAGGCTCAAAAGGGATTACACTTGAACGAAGATATCTACGCTGGTATGATGGCTTTCGGACGAGGTGGTAGGATCAAGCATTCAGAGTACTACCAATGTGGTAAAGGAAGAGATTTAGGTTTCGGTACTATTTTGAATTTCCAAACTAAGATCGGGACTGGTATGGGTGAACAAATGTTGTCAAGAGAATATTACTATTTGGGTACCCAATTGCCGATCGATAGATTCTTGACTTTCTACTACGGTCATCCAGGTTTCCATATCAACAATATC CTCGTCATGTGTTCCGTTCAAGTGTTCATGCTGGCCCTCGTCTTCCTCGGTACCTTGAACAAGCAATTGGTTGTCTGTAAATACAGTGCTGCCGGTGATATCTTACCTGGTCAAAGTGGTTGTTACAACCTCCAACCTGTGttcagatggatcaaacGATGTATCATCTCGATTTTCATTGTGTTCTGGGTCGCTTTCGTCCCTCTTTTCGTGCAGG AACTCACCGAACGAGGTGCTGGTCGAGCCATCTTACGTCTATGCAAGCACTTCTTATCTCTCTCACCGGTTTTCGAAGTGTTCTCCACTCAAATCTACATGCACTCGATCTTGAATAACTTGACTTTCGGTGGTGCAAGATATATCGCCACTGGTCGAGGTTTCGCTACTACGCGTATCTCTTTCAGTATCTTATA CTCTCGATTCGCTGGTCCTTCGATCTACCTTGGTCTCCGAACATTGGTCTTGTTGCTCTACATCACCTTGTCCGTATTCGTGCCCCACCTGATCTACTTCTGGATCACCGTCGTTGGTCTATGTGTGGCTCCGTTCCTGTTCAACCCGCATCAATTCTCTTACTCcgacttcatcatcgactaCCGAGAATTCCTTCGATGGATGTCAAGAGGTAACTCCCGAACACACGCGAATTCGTGGGTCGGATACTGTCGATTGTCGAGAACCCGAATCACCGGtttcaagaggaagagactTGGTTTGCCATCTGAGAAACTCTCCTCAGACACGCCTAGAGCACCTTGGAAGGCTATTGTCATTGGTGAAATCATCGGTCCAATCTGTCTCGCCATACTCTTCGTCATTTGTTACCTCTTCGTTAAATCGTTCACTGTTGATGGTAAGACTCAACCTGGTTTATTGCGAATCGCCATCATTGCTCTTGGACCGATCGTCTGGAACATGGCATTCTTGATCACCTTGTTCTTGATCTCAGTCTTCCTCGGACCATGCTTGAACTCTTACACCAACCAATTCGGTGCTACCATGGCTGCCATCGCTCACTTCGGTGCTGTCGTTGGCATGGTTGCGTTCTTCGAGTTCCTGTGGTTCTTAGAATTATGGGATGCCTCGCATGCCGTATTGGGTATTATCGCTGTGATCTCAGTGCAAAGGTGTATCTTCAAGATCCTCATTGCCGTCTTCCTTTCAAGAGAATTCAAGCACGATGAAACCAACAGAGCATGGTGGACTGGTGTATGGTTCAACAGAGGCTTAGGTTCGCACGCTCTATCTCAACCTGCAAGAGAGTTTGTGGTCAAGACGATCGAAATGGGTTTATACTCTGCCGATTTTATTGCTTGTCACTTGCTGTTGTTCCTCTTGACTCCACCAATGTTGATACCTTATTTCGATCGATTACACGCTACGATGTTGTTCTGGTTGGCTCCCTCGCAACAAATTAGACCTCCTATTTACAGTTTCAGACAAAGGAGtcagagaagaaagattgtGTTCACTT ACTCAATCGTATATGTCCTCATCCAGGCTATCTTCGTAGCTTTGATAGTACTTCCTCTGCTGTTCAAGGGCGTCATCGGCCTCAAACCGAGCGACGTACCATTCGGCGCTGTCATCTAA